Proteins co-encoded in one Zymomonas mobilis subsp. mobilis ATCC 10988 genomic window:
- a CDS encoding glycosyltransferase family 2 protein — translation MTANKPDLPIKIAICFPSGPMVHVDFMISTAIMMQHTPDVEFILINNKSPNIAVSRNACVAMAQEAKADYLFFLDSDMDIPPDTITRLLSHDKDIIGVNYRKRTENILFSGVESVNKFEDLTDHGLLPALFIPTGCLLIRMSVFDHLFRPYFLFALRDFEDNEEKAIFGEDYVFSVKAMAAGYKLWFDMDVTQKVKHIGQLPYTLGSD, via the coding sequence ATGACAGCCAACAAGCCCGATCTGCCTATAAAAATTGCCATTTGTTTTCCATCAGGGCCTATGGTGCATGTCGATTTTATGATTTCGACCGCTATCATGATGCAACATACCCCTGATGTTGAATTCATCCTGATTAACAATAAATCGCCGAATATCGCTGTTTCCCGTAATGCCTGCGTGGCTATGGCACAGGAAGCAAAAGCCGATTATCTCTTCTTTCTCGACAGTGATATGGATATCCCCCCCGATACCATCACAAGATTATTATCTCATGACAAAGATATTATCGGGGTTAACTATCGTAAAAGAACTGAAAACATTTTATTTTCGGGAGTTGAAAGTGTTAACAAATTTGAAGATTTAACAGATCATGGATTATTACCAGCACTATTTATTCCAACAGGCTGTTTACTGATTAGAATGTCGGTTTTTGACCATCTGTTTCGCCCTTATTTTTTATTCGCGCTGCGTGACTTTGAGGATAACGAGGAAAAGGCTATCTTCGGAGAAGATTATGTTTTTAGCGTCAAGGCGATGGCTGCTGGATATAAATTATGGTTTGATATGGATGTTACTCAGAAAGTAAAACATATCGGCCAATTACCTTATACACTTGGCTCTGACTGA
- a CDS encoding flagellin: MTVINTNTSALRAQNASRLADNNLNTSMTRLSSGKSINSASDNAAGLAISSSMTAQINGMNQAIKNSNDGISLAQTADGALGEITNMVQRINQLAVQSANGTYRDTDRTDMDIEVKQLQGQIKQVVTGTKFNGSALFASAVVTVGSDGTTTAVASKPATSFKIQTGATNATSTDQVTITISALTDLSIVMNSGVPGTGTPPSGGQKPGLTVSTSTGALAALDTISKALTSVNKIRAGLGASESRLNSVVNNLTTNVTNLSDARSRIEDTDYSSETTNLARSQILSQASTAMLAQANQSQQNVLSLLK; encoded by the coding sequence GTGACCGTTATTAATACCAACACCAGTGCTCTTCGCGCCCAGAATGCTTCCCGTTTAGCTGACAACAACCTGAACACCTCCATGACGCGTTTGTCCAGCGGTAAGAGCATCAACAGTGCTTCCGATAACGCTGCTGGTCTTGCTATTTCAAGCTCCATGACCGCCCAGATCAATGGTATGAATCAGGCTATCAAGAACTCCAATGATGGTATTTCTTTGGCTCAGACCGCTGACGGTGCTTTGGGTGAAATCACCAACATGGTGCAGCGTATCAACCAGCTGGCCGTTCAGTCTGCCAACGGCACCTATCGGGACACTGATCGCACTGATATGGACATTGAAGTTAAGCAGCTTCAGGGTCAGATCAAACAGGTTGTCACGGGCACAAAATTTAATGGTTCGGCTCTCTTTGCCAGCGCTGTAGTTACAGTGGGTAGCGACGGTACTACTACAGCAGTTGCATCTAAACCTGCTACAAGCTTTAAAATTCAGACTGGTGCAACCAATGCTACGTCAACCGATCAGGTAACTATTACGATCAGTGCGCTTACTGATTTGTCAATAGTCATGAACAGCGGCGTCCCCGGCACCGGCACCCCCCCCAGCGGCGGCCAAAAACCTGGTTTGACTGTTTCGACTTCAACTGGTGCTCTTGCAGCACTTGACACGATTAGCAAGGCCTTGACTTCAGTTAACAAAATCCGTGCAGGTCTTGGTGCTTCCGAAAGCCGCCTGAACTCGGTCGTCAACAACCTGACCACCAATGTTACGAACTTGTCTGATGCTCGTAGCCGTATCGAAGATACCGATTACTCTTCTGAAACGACCAATCTGGCCCGTTCTCAGATCCTGAGCCAGGCTTCCACCGCTATGCTGGCACAGGCTAACCAGTCTCAGCAGAATGTTCTGTCCCTGTTGAAGTAA
- a CDS encoding FliI/YscN family ATPase produces MSESLAAYAGRILGHVSIDEGTPRWIGKLVAYDGLMLEATGFPMPIGHGALIMDANGQSSRAEVVGFRGNTTLLMALDADAPHNPGARVEPDRQLSIVHVGDGLLGRVIGALGEPLDNLGPIITDEYWPLVGKMGNPLNRGRVTQPFDMGVRAINALLTAGVGQRIAIMAGSGVGKSVLMGQMIAGAKADVIVTGLIGERSREVTDFVETKISDDVRPKSVVVAVPADHPPVLRLRAAMRATAIAEYFRAKGKNVLLLIDSLTRIAHAQREVGLSLGEPPTIKGYPPSALGLIPRLVERAGIDIHSKGAITAIYTVLADGDDPDDPIVDTARAIVDGHIILSRSLAEQGVFPAIDLGKSLSRVMSDIISPGHRQAAAHLRRLWSVYEENRDLILMGAYRSGTDASIDEAINRHNDVLDFIRQGQNERIDLATSIATLMERFAV; encoded by the coding sequence ATGAGTGAAAGCCTAGCCGCTTATGCCGGACGTATTCTTGGCCATGTCTCGATTGATGAAGGAACACCTCGGTGGATTGGTAAACTTGTTGCTTATGATGGCTTGATGCTGGAAGCAACAGGCTTTCCTATGCCTATTGGGCATGGTGCTCTTATTATGGATGCTAATGGCCAATCATCACGTGCTGAAGTGGTTGGGTTCCGTGGTAATACAACGTTGCTTATGGCGTTAGATGCTGATGCACCTCATAATCCTGGAGCCAGAGTTGAGCCGGATAGACAGTTAAGCATTGTCCATGTTGGCGATGGTCTATTAGGACGTGTTATAGGTGCGTTGGGCGAGCCTCTTGATAACTTAGGCCCTATTATCACTGACGAATATTGGCCATTGGTCGGAAAAATGGGGAATCCTCTCAATCGAGGGCGTGTAACGCAGCCTTTTGATATGGGGGTTCGGGCAATCAATGCCTTGCTAACGGCTGGTGTCGGGCAAAGAATTGCTATCATGGCGGGGTCAGGGGTTGGTAAATCTGTCCTGATGGGGCAGATGATTGCCGGCGCGAAGGCTGATGTTATTGTAACGGGGTTGATCGGAGAGCGATCGCGTGAAGTAACTGATTTCGTTGAAACCAAAATTAGTGATGATGTTCGACCAAAAAGTGTTGTCGTGGCAGTTCCTGCTGACCATCCTCCAGTTTTACGCTTGAGGGCGGCAATGCGGGCAACTGCGATTGCCGAATATTTTCGAGCGAAGGGTAAAAATGTTCTTTTACTGATCGACAGCTTGACCCGTATTGCGCATGCACAACGGGAAGTAGGTCTGTCACTTGGTGAACCTCCTACGATCAAAGGCTATCCACCCTCGGCTTTAGGGCTTATTCCTCGTTTGGTTGAAAGAGCGGGTATCGATATTCATTCAAAAGGCGCGATTACCGCTATTTATACGGTCTTGGCTGACGGTGATGATCCTGACGATCCAATCGTTGATACCGCACGAGCCATTGTTGACGGGCATATTATCTTATCTCGTTCACTGGCAGAACAAGGCGTTTTTCCTGCTATTGATCTCGGTAAGTCGCTTTCTCGTGTCATGAGCGATATTATTTCGCCTGGACATAGACAGGCAGCAGCCCATCTGCGCCGTTTATGGTCTGTTTATGAAGAAAATCGTGATCTTATCTTAATGGGTGCCTATCGTAGCGGCACAGATGCTTCTATTGATGAAGCCATCAATCGTCACAATGATGTTTTAGACTTTATTCGCCAAGGGCAAAATGAAAGAATTGACCTCGCCACGTCTATTGCGACTTTGATGGAAAGGTTTGCCGTATGA
- the fliG gene encoding flagellar motor switch protein FliG has product MADDNESRKELSGTQSAAILMMLMSKEEAASILSRLDPDEVQRLGEAMFAVSDISQQQIETVLDNFTTRARARTTLGFDADKQIRSIMELALGEERAENVMARITPVAHTTVLDTLKWMDARTIATLIENEHPQIAALVLACLDPVVAADVLEQLDDALQPDIIYRIATLDTVSVEALEELERLLLGQVSRVGSTNGGGANAIGGAHRGGAAEAAQIVNNMSDGEQRLMKAVSKMDKSLARAIEDEMFVFDDLNDLDDRNLGTLLRAIDNDILVVALKGAQEELKSRMLGCMSKRAAEAIEDEMAERGPMRISEVQDAQKQILNIARKLAESGTIMLGKGDDYV; this is encoded by the coding sequence ATGGCTGATGACAACGAAAGCAGAAAAGAACTGAGCGGCACTCAGTCCGCAGCCATTCTGATGATGCTGATGTCAAAAGAAGAGGCGGCTTCGATTTTAAGCCGTCTCGATCCCGACGAAGTCCAGCGTTTGGGTGAAGCCATGTTTGCGGTTTCAGATATCTCGCAACAGCAGATCGAAACCGTCCTTGATAATTTTACCACGCGGGCAAGAGCCAGAACAACGCTTGGTTTTGATGCCGACAAGCAAATCCGTAGCATCATGGAATTAGCATTAGGTGAAGAACGCGCTGAGAATGTGATGGCGCGCATAACGCCAGTCGCCCATACGACAGTTCTCGATACCCTGAAATGGATGGATGCGCGGACTATCGCGACATTGATTGAAAATGAGCATCCACAGATTGCAGCTTTGGTCTTGGCTTGCCTTGACCCTGTAGTCGCTGCGGATGTTCTGGAACAGCTCGACGATGCGCTCCAGCCGGACATCATTTATCGTATTGCGACGCTTGATACCGTTTCAGTGGAAGCTTTGGAAGAACTTGAACGTCTGCTTTTGGGACAAGTCTCCAGAGTGGGGTCAACAAATGGTGGTGGTGCCAATGCTATTGGTGGCGCTCATCGTGGTGGCGCCGCTGAGGCAGCTCAGATCGTCAATAATATGAGCGATGGCGAACAGCGCTTGATGAAGGCTGTTTCTAAAATGGATAAGTCGCTGGCAAGGGCTATCGAAGACGAAATGTTTGTCTTTGATGATCTTAATGATCTTGACGATCGTAACCTTGGCACGCTGCTTAGAGCAATTGATAACGACATTCTGGTTGTTGCTCTTAAAGGCGCACAGGAAGAACTCAAATCGCGGATGCTTGGTTGTATGTCTAAGCGTGCTGCCGAAGCTATTGAAGATGAAATGGCTGAACGTGGCCCGATGCGGATATCTGAAGTTCAAGATGCGCAAAAACAAATTCTTAATATTGCCCGCAAACTCGCAGAAAGTGGCACTATCATGTTAGGTAAGGGGGATGACTATGTCTGA
- a CDS encoding sigma-54 interaction domain-containing protein: MEKNRGKQGQIESLADAAIGVSPIVAEQMPALAPWLNSLGLSCAPLGKTPSAFIIRLLSPQERHLAGQRDVLIHFREDLPKLKFHRAGKPAEISFGSSDCSFGFALIAGLVRPAGRPAVGDKQTVDLLNIAARIADSNATILVQGETGTGKEGLARFIHQMSPRANQAFIPVNCAALPETMLEAMLFGYTKGSFTGALADNKGLFRSANGGTLLLDEISELPLGLQAKLLRVLQEQEVLPIGASEPCPINVRIIAAANRDLAQEVAAKNFRADLYWRLNVVPVTLLPLAHRKQDIRVLAAALLLRHAPADTDFPWLTNAALDLLQKHSWPGNVRELENCLQRAILLHRGMRIEASDLLIDSADMTLPLSDNKLVGMMSPPAENHSKKNISFGLADAARAAEHKVIEEALLATNGHRRQAAQRLGISERTLRYRLADMRAAS, encoded by the coding sequence ATGGAAAAAAACAGGGGAAAACAAGGCCAGATCGAAAGTCTGGCAGATGCGGCTATAGGTGTCAGCCCCATTGTGGCTGAACAAATGCCTGCATTGGCACCATGGCTGAATAGTCTGGGACTAAGCTGCGCTCCATTGGGGAAAACACCTTCAGCCTTTATTATCCGTCTGCTTTCACCACAAGAGCGGCATTTAGCTGGTCAACGCGACGTTCTCATCCATTTCCGAGAAGATTTACCCAAACTGAAATTCCATCGGGCAGGGAAACCTGCTGAAATCAGCTTTGGTTCTTCGGATTGCTCTTTTGGCTTTGCTCTGATCGCTGGATTGGTCAGACCGGCTGGACGGCCTGCTGTCGGGGATAAACAAACCGTCGACCTGTTAAATATCGCTGCCCGTATTGCTGATAGTAATGCGACTATCTTGGTACAGGGTGAAACCGGTACCGGAAAAGAAGGTCTCGCCCGCTTCATTCATCAAATGTCGCCCCGCGCTAATCAGGCCTTTATTCCGGTTAATTGCGCGGCTTTGCCTGAAACGATGCTGGAAGCAATGCTCTTCGGTTATACGAAGGGTAGCTTTACGGGGGCATTGGCCGATAACAAAGGCCTCTTTCGCTCGGCTAATGGCGGCACGCTTCTATTGGACGAGATCTCGGAATTACCGCTTGGATTGCAAGCCAAGCTATTGCGTGTTCTCCAAGAACAAGAAGTTCTCCCTATCGGGGCTTCTGAACCTTGTCCGATCAATGTCAGAATTATCGCGGCGGCTAATCGTGACTTGGCGCAAGAAGTGGCAGCAAAAAATTTCCGTGCGGATCTTTATTGGCGGCTCAATGTTGTGCCGGTAACTTTGTTGCCGTTGGCACATCGGAAACAGGATATCCGCGTTTTGGCGGCGGCTCTTTTGTTGCGCCATGCTCCGGCTGATACAGATTTCCCGTGGCTCACGAATGCTGCCCTTGATCTTTTGCAAAAACATAGCTGGCCGGGGAATGTTCGCGAACTAGAGAATTGTTTGCAACGGGCTATTCTATTGCATCGGGGTATGCGGATTGAAGCCAGCGATCTCTTGATTGACTCTGCTGATATGACGCTACCTTTATCTGATAATAAGCTGGTCGGTATGATGTCACCGCCCGCTGAAAATCACAGCAAGAAGAATATCTCTTTTGGTCTGGCTGATGCCGCCCGCGCGGCAGAACATAAAGTAATTGAAGAAGCCCTGCTGGCTACCAATGGTCACCGTCGTCAAGCCGCTCAAAGGCTGGGGATCAGTGAAAGAACCCTGCGGTATCGGCTCGCGGATATGCGCGCCGCTTCATAA
- the fliE gene encoding flagellar hook-basal body complex protein FliE: MTTLDTSSLTEMQNAILQRASTLKNAAGLSTSAAQDVGGVSSVVDGSKSGGILSFNDALNEAMSSVNDSYIQSTEAQDAYQKGETTDIASVMLSRQKASVAFQATLQMRNRLMDAYKTIMNMSV; encoded by the coding sequence ATGACCACGCTTGATACATCCAGCCTTACAGAGATGCAAAACGCCATTTTGCAGCGTGCCAGCACGTTAAAAAATGCCGCCGGATTATCAACTTCTGCGGCGCAGGATGTCGGGGGCGTCTCCTCTGTCGTTGATGGCAGCAAAAGCGGGGGTATCCTCAGTTTTAACGATGCCCTTAACGAAGCGATGTCGAGTGTAAACGATTCCTACATTCAGTCCACAGAAGCACAGGATGCCTATCAGAAAGGCGAAACGACCGATATCGCTTCGGTGATGTTGAGCCGCCAAAAAGCTTCCGTCGCTTTTCAGGCCACTTTGCAAATGCGTAATCGCCTGATGGATGCCTATAAAACTATTATGAATATGTCGGTGTAA
- the fliF gene encoding flagellar basal-body MS-ring/collar protein FliF yields MADVVPTPDDAAGSVAVPAPSGALANFLANNDRVNKVYERVKDFVQQPAIKRSLPLMRLISLTAIGALIWFLLSAPPQRDLYPGAGDADRASIASALETGGIHYNINRGNGVITVSEKDYYKARMLLAQQGLPKSAPDGDHVISSLPLGASRAVEGERLRAAREVDLARTIETIDVVNQARVHIAEPQPSPFVREQVHGTASVMLKLMTGRNLSNAQVQAIQNLVAASLPGMAPEAVSVVDQAGHLLSATSNADNDINDRQLRLQQTLEARYMDALNKLLVPLLGENNYTAEVHTDLDFTESQATRESYPKEGSLRSESGSWNKDGGPDQNGGIPGAMSNMPPTPANPTQNPPPNLQPPAQPNNQQNAQNGQQGQNAQGQPNGQNAQQGQNARAPGSVPAETAQQAQARTSENFNRYYELGREVSVIRNPTGSVKRVSVAIALRQINHGKPPSPEQVAQLEKLIKGAIGFDASRGDVVAISSSDFMGGSVFSMPWYQNSWVPLLARNLSALLVAALVIFGFARPFLKARAEAAERRRLAENPLPQLEQTNIDNLIAEGEQPAEEAGSQAITLDMIDAAPGYKARVDLVRHFVKQDPARAALVVHDMMRSDLKSLENHNG; encoded by the coding sequence ATGGCAGATGTTGTTCCTACACCGGATGATGCGGCGGGCAGTGTCGCCGTTCCGGCACCCTCGGGCGCTTTGGCGAATTTTCTTGCCAATAATGACCGCGTAAACAAAGTTTACGAACGGGTGAAAGACTTTGTCCAGCAACCCGCTATCAAACGCAGCTTACCTTTAATGAGGCTGATTAGTTTGACGGCTATCGGTGCGCTGATCTGGTTTTTGTTGTCTGCACCACCCCAGCGTGATCTTTATCCGGGGGCAGGGGACGCTGATCGGGCATCTATTGCCAGCGCGTTAGAAACCGGCGGTATCCATTATAATATTAACCGCGGTAACGGCGTTATTACAGTCTCTGAAAAGGACTATTATAAGGCGCGGATGCTGTTGGCACAGCAAGGCTTGCCGAAATCGGCACCTGATGGCGATCATGTTATCAGCTCTTTGCCACTCGGTGCCAGCCGCGCCGTTGAAGGCGAAAGATTACGGGCTGCACGTGAAGTTGATCTTGCCCGTACTATCGAAACCATAGATGTCGTTAATCAGGCGAGAGTCCATATTGCCGAGCCACAACCCAGCCCCTTTGTTCGGGAACAGGTTCATGGCACGGCTTCGGTTATGCTGAAACTGATGACGGGTCGCAACCTATCAAACGCACAGGTTCAAGCTATTCAGAATTTGGTGGCCGCTTCGTTGCCGGGAATGGCGCCAGAGGCAGTTTCCGTTGTCGATCAGGCAGGGCATCTTTTATCCGCGACCTCTAACGCTGATAATGACATCAATGATCGTCAGCTACGATTACAGCAAACCCTCGAAGCCCGTTATATGGATGCTTTGAATAAATTGCTGGTGCCGTTGCTGGGCGAAAATAACTATACGGCCGAAGTCCATACCGACCTTGATTTTACCGAAAGTCAGGCGACCAGAGAAAGCTATCCAAAAGAAGGCTCTCTGCGTTCCGAAAGTGGTAGCTGGAACAAAGACGGTGGGCCCGACCAGAATGGCGGTATTCCGGGGGCTATGTCCAATATGCCGCCAACACCCGCCAACCCAACCCAAAACCCGCCGCCGAATTTACAGCCACCGGCTCAACCGAATAACCAGCAAAATGCGCAGAATGGCCAGCAGGGGCAGAATGCACAAGGCCAGCCGAACGGTCAAAACGCTCAGCAAGGGCAAAATGCCCGTGCACCGGGATCTGTTCCGGCAGAAACGGCACAGCAGGCACAGGCCAGAACATCTGAAAATTTCAACCGTTATTATGAATTAGGACGCGAAGTCTCGGTTATTCGCAATCCGACTGGCTCTGTTAAACGGGTTTCTGTCGCTATTGCGCTTCGCCAAATCAATCATGGCAAACCACCGTCCCCTGAACAGGTCGCCCAGCTCGAAAAGCTGATTAAAGGCGCAATCGGTTTTGATGCTTCCCGTGGTGACGTGGTCGCTATTAGCTCTTCCGACTTCATGGGTGGCAGTGTCTTCAGTATGCCTTGGTATCAGAACAGTTGGGTGCCATTACTGGCGCGCAATCTGTCTGCCCTATTGGTCGCCGCTTTGGTTATCTTCGGCTTTGCACGACCTTTCCTGAAAGCCCGTGCGGAAGCGGCTGAAAGAAGACGGCTAGCTGAAAATCCGTTGCCACAGTTGGAACAGACCAACATTGATAATCTGATCGCCGAAGGCGAACAACCCGCCGAAGAAGCCGGAAGCCAAGCCATTACGCTTGATATGATTGATGCCGCTCCGGGCTATAAAGCGAGGGTTGATCTGGTGCGACATTTTGTCAAACAAGACCCCGCCCGTGCCGCCTTGGTTGTCCATGACATGATGCGTTCCGACCTCAAATCGCTGGAGAATCACAATGGCTGA
- a CDS encoding flagellar FliJ family protein has translation MTQKLARRKRIAKVRHVQHLQAQNELMRAQGRVNSLSASVDRLTEIQSSLKPVTGRVNGAAMANAGELMLRLDTAYKDLTAMLDQAQTVVERQRQKKIHTKIQHETAKKLHDAVKEEIQKTQERRLMTITGQRPIKRGEAL, from the coding sequence ATGACGCAGAAGCTTGCACGCAGAAAGAGAATAGCCAAAGTGCGTCATGTCCAACATTTGCAGGCGCAGAATGAATTAATGCGCGCTCAAGGGCGGGTTAATAGTTTGTCCGCTTCTGTTGACCGGTTAACTGAAATACAATCCTCATTAAAGCCTGTAACGGGTCGGGTAAATGGTGCGGCTATGGCCAATGCTGGAGAGCTGATGCTGCGTCTGGATACAGCTTATAAAGATCTAACAGCTATGTTAGATCAGGCGCAAACAGTCGTAGAGCGTCAACGGCAGAAAAAAATTCACACAAAAATTCAGCATGAGACCGCAAAAAAGTTACATGATGCCGTAAAAGAAGAAATACAGAAGACGCAGGAGCGTCGCCTGATGACTATAACCGGACAGCGCCCCATTAAAAGAGGTGAAGCACTATGA
- a CDS encoding flagellar hook-length control protein FliK, producing MTDVTPILPSAGSSSASSASPASSAQKADKANPFDDMLNSVQTVSVPDTKKIVTDKKTTVSNLIAATAPSNTDKGSSTASSIKRVETDTPSNSMTSSVSKQNFVSASSKGNTKKIVDAQPTLPEVSGKDDLDNGEAIPLASSSNDEIKDSDSLPSVKKLSQNSADLLAFVGVYVDQENVDSTSNWLPGQESYSQSPEIIPQENMGEKTTPLSVGLYSLRDNDVASSDDVEVSDSHSNKNELSDNDDQLQSADNVVANASIGLTATLAAAPVLASAVQATITGQNRVDSEDASLPQPVKSLKVPSSSLASDGSAYLTSVSNTELSATTSVGLKPKATLTDDDSKLALTNFSSELMSTGVKDSAGITHTTEDKPALALKADASPSVLANLTSVLTDKANDSSKNQSSDRDNQPVSVAGNVMMSGKLDALALSRSDISNTPITTELKDSATSVLEAVDRQQPSLMASDSVTPAATIKTTAPSSIPPSNTVQNMMAVSASLTKGNDSHTNKVDSTQTVERSSKLAEGNLQTLNQTMDRSADFSNQSDNANSIFAGDNTQNTAYTPVSRRQLTEIYQPNNSTSSVSTDQVNETQPRLKKDVEIENLHSEDNVTGSEKNNFSNVMALAANIVSSNNAVNQDSNTITLGNLMPSQDQASINNQLDLVHQGLWLDQLTRDIATASGSNSNLTFNLHPDHLGMLHVSIQSAGDGVAVHMTASSEAAQSIIAGARHDLMNEAHAQGVHITDARIDLNSQTMSQQSGQNGQPSHQQMADQQRSAVTAPITNNTRNEQPDDDLAEEQKNRARYA from the coding sequence ATGACAGATGTCACGCCAATTCTACCTTCCGCTGGATCTTCTTCGGCCTCATCTGCTTCACCCGCCAGTAGCGCACAGAAAGCGGATAAAGCTAATCCGTTTGATGATATGCTTAACTCTGTCCAGACAGTATCTGTTCCTGATACAAAAAAAATTGTTACGGATAAAAAAACGACGGTTTCTAATCTAATAGCAGCCACTGCGCCGTCAAATACAGATAAGGGTAGTTCTACTGCTTCATCAATAAAAAGGGTAGAAACCGATACGCCCTCTAATTCTATGACGTCTTCTGTCTCGAAACAAAATTTTGTAAGTGCTAGCTCTAAAGGCAATACCAAAAAAATAGTAGATGCCCAACCTACGTTACCGGAGGTTTCAGGCAAGGACGATTTAGACAACGGTGAAGCCATTCCCCTTGCGTCATCATCAAATGATGAGATCAAGGACTCGGACTCATTGCCTTCTGTTAAAAAACTGTCTCAAAATTCAGCTGATTTACTGGCTTTTGTTGGAGTGTATGTCGATCAAGAAAATGTAGATTCAACTTCTAACTGGTTACCAGGGCAAGAGTCATATTCTCAATCTCCAGAAATCATACCACAGGAGAATATGGGTGAAAAAACCACTCCTTTATCAGTGGGTTTATATAGCCTTAGAGATAATGATGTCGCGTCATCTGATGATGTCGAAGTTTCCGACTCTCATTCGAATAAAAATGAGTTATCAGATAATGATGACCAGCTGCAGTCAGCTGATAATGTTGTAGCTAACGCATCTATTGGTTTAACTGCTACCTTGGCAGCCGCACCTGTGTTGGCTTCTGCTGTGCAAGCGACCATTACTGGACAGAATCGTGTCGATAGTGAGGATGCTTCACTTCCACAGCCAGTGAAGAGTTTAAAAGTGCCATCGTCATCTTTGGCTAGTGACGGCTCTGCGTATCTGACTTCTGTTTCAAATACGGAATTATCCGCAACGACATCTGTTGGTTTAAAACCTAAAGCTACTTTAACTGATGATGATTCAAAATTAGCTCTGACCAATTTTTCATCGGAGCTGATGTCAACCGGAGTCAAAGACTCTGCAGGAATAACTCATACAACAGAAGATAAACCTGCCTTAGCCTTAAAAGCTGATGCTTCACCATCTGTCCTTGCGAACTTGACCTCTGTACTTACTGACAAAGCGAATGATAGCAGCAAAAATCAGTCTTCGGATAGGGATAATCAGCCTGTTTCTGTAGCTGGTAATGTTATGATGAGTGGTAAGCTTGATGCTTTAGCACTAAGTCGGAGCGATATTTCAAACACGCCTATAACAACAGAGCTGAAAGATAGTGCAACATCCGTGCTTGAAGCGGTTGATCGGCAACAGCCAAGTCTGATGGCTAGTGATTCAGTAACACCTGCTGCCACGATAAAAACGACAGCGCCTTCGTCTATTCCGCCATCCAATACAGTCCAAAATATGATGGCAGTCAGTGCATCTCTTACTAAAGGGAATGATAGTCATACAAATAAGGTAGATAGCACACAGACTGTGGAGCGCAGTAGCAAACTAGCAGAAGGTAACTTGCAAACGCTCAATCAGACTATGGATAGATCTGCTGATTTTAGTAACCAATCTGACAATGCAAACAGTATTTTTGCAGGCGATAATACGCAAAACACGGCCTATACTCCGGTGAGTAGACGTCAGCTTACAGAAATCTATCAACCAAACAATTCCACAAGCTCTGTCTCAACAGATCAAGTAAATGAAACACAGCCACGTCTTAAAAAGGATGTGGAAATTGAGAATCTACATTCTGAAGACAATGTAACAGGAAGTGAAAAGAATAATTTTTCTAACGTAATGGCATTGGCAGCCAATATTGTTTCTTCCAATAATGCAGTAAATCAGGATAGTAATACTATTACCTTAGGTAATTTAATGCCTAGTCAAGATCAAGCTAGCATTAATAACCAGCTTGACTTGGTACATCAAGGCCTATGGCTCGATCAATTGACGCGTGATATTGCTACTGCGTCAGGATCTAACAGTAATCTGACTTTTAATTTACATCCGGATCATCTTGGTATGCTACATGTATCCATCCAATCAGCGGGTGATGGTGTAGCTGTTCATATGACAGCGAGTAGCGAAGCTGCTCAGTCTATTATCGCAGGGGCTCGTCATGATTTAATGAATGAAGCTCATGCCCAAGGAGTACATATTACAGATGCTCGGATTGATTTAAACAGCCAGACAATGTCCCAACAATCGGGGCAAAATGGCCAGCCGTCTCATCAACAAATGGCTGATCAACAGCGATCTGCTGTGACGGCTCCGATAACTAACAATACAAGAAATGAACAACCGGACGATGATCTTGCTGAAGAGCAAAAAAATCGTGCGCGTTACGCTTAA